The Streptomyces rubrogriseus genomic sequence CGCGCCCCGATTTAAGTACCCGTACTCAAGTCGCCGCCGCCCGCCAAGCCCCACGCTAGTGACATGCTGTGGTCCGACCCCGAGAACGAGCCGCCCAAGGAACTGCGCGACACGCAGGACATGCTGCGGCGGCTGAGCGTGTTCCTGGCGCTGGCCATGGTCCTCGCGATGATCGTCCTCGGCCTGGGCTGAGCCGGCCCCGCCCGGGTGACTAACCTGGCCCCATGACTCCTCAGTCCCGCCGCCGACTCGTCCTCGCCTCCCAGTCCCCGGCCCGGCTCGGCCTGCTGCGCCAGGCGGGGCTCGCCCCGGAGGTCCTCGTGAGCGGTGTCGACGAGGAGGCCGTCACCGCCCCCACCCCCGCCGAGCTGGCCCTCGCCCTGGCCGAGGCCAAGGCGTCCGTCGTGGCCGCGAAGCCGGAGGTGCACGGGGCGCTGGTGATCGGCTGCGACTCGGTGCTCGACCTGGACGGCCAGGCGCTCGGCAAGCCGGCGGACGCGGAGGAGGCCACCGCCCGCTGGAAGGCGATGCGCGGCCGGGCGGGCACGCTGCAGACCGGCCACTGCGTCTGGGACACCGCCTCCGGCCGCCACGTCTCGGCGACCGCGTCCACGGTCGTCCGCTTCGGCGAGCCGACCGACGACGAGATCGCCGCCTACGTGGCCTCCGGGGAGCCCCTCCACGTCGCCGGGGCGTTCACCCTGGACGGCCGCTCGGCCCCGTTCATCGACGGCATCGACGGCGACCACGGGAACGTCATCGGCCTCAGCCTGCCCCTGCTGCGCCGCCTGCTCGCCGACCTCGGGACGGGCATCACGGAGTTGTGGGCGCCGGCGGAGGACTGACCGGGGAGCCGTCATCGCCCTTGCCGTCCTCGGCCCGCTGCCCGGCGGCGGGCTGCTCCCGGGCGTCGTACGTCATCAGCAGCAGCACGATCAGACCCAGTACGACGATCATGAAGATGAAGGCGCCGGGCCCCACCAGCCCCCAGGTGAAGGCACCGAGCAGCCCGTGCACCACGGCGGCGCTGATCAGCAGGATCCGGCCGAGCCCCGCGGGCGCGCGGTCGCGCAGCGCCACGAGCAGGGCGACCAGGGCGCACAGCGCGAAGTACAGGCCGAAGACCACCCCGCCGATCTTCGAGGACAGGGACATCATGTCCGGGTCCAGACCGGCCAGGGACATGTCCTGGCGGTCGACGACGATCGCCAGGAACCAGTTCAGCGCCGCGACGCCGACCGCCTCCGCGAAGAGCACGACCGCCACGACCCACGCCACCGGCCTGCGCACCGACACCGGTCCCCACCCACCTTCGACCGCTGCCGCACAGGACAGCTGTTACCCCAAGTACGTTCGAGACCAGAGGAACGCTACTAACGGGTAAACCTCGCCACAAGGGTTCCGGCGCGAGCAAAGAATCATTGGGCCATTAGTAGGGACTCCACAAAGAAACCGAGTGGCCCGCAGCACGCCCTTACAGAGACCTTGACCACATCGGAGGGCTAGGGTTTCCCCCAGGAGTCCTGCGTACCGCGGTACTGCAAGGGCTTTCGGGGGTCGAGCGAGCCTCGAATCACGCTCCGTGTGGGCAAGCTCACCATTGGGGACGGGTCGAAGTGCCGTGTCGGCAGTCCCTAAACTCGGCTTGTTTCAAGGAGGGAGCCTCAATCGTGCGCAAGGTGCTCATCGCCAATCGTGGCGAAATCGCTGTCCGCGTGGCCCGGGCCTGCCGGGACGCCGGGATCGCGAGCGTGGCCGTCTACGCGGATCCGGACCGGGACGCGTTGCACGTCCGTGCCGCTGATGAGGCGTTCGCCCTGGGTGGTGACACCCCCGCGACCAGCTATCTGGACATCGCCAAGGTCCTCAAAGCCGCCCGCGAGTCGGGCGCGGACGCCATCCACCCCGGCTACGGATTCCTCTCGGAGAACGCCGAGTTCGCGCAGGCGGTCCTGGACGCCGGCCTGATCTGGATCGGCCCGCCCCCACACGCCATCCGCGACCTGGGCGACAAGGTCGCCGCCCGCCACATCGCCCAGCGGGCCGGCGCCCCCCTGGTCGCCGGCACCCCCGACCCCGTCTCCGGCGCGGACGAGGTCGTCGCCTTCGCGAAGGAACACGGCCTGCCCATCGCGATCAAGGCCGCCTTCGGCGGCGGCGGCCGCGGCCTCAAGGTCGCCCGCACCCTCGAAGAGGTCCCCGAGCTGTACGACTCCGCCGTCCGCGAGGCCGTGGCCGCCTTCGGCCGCGGGGAATGCTTCGTCGAGCGCTACCTCGACAAGCCCCGCCACGTGGAGACCCAGTGCCTGGCCGACACCCACGGCAACGTGGTCGTCGTCTCCACCCGCGACTGCTCCCTGCAGCGCCGCCACCAAAAGCTCGTCGAGGAGGCCCCCGCACCCTTCCTCTCCGACGCCCAGACGGCAGAGCTGTACGCGTCCTCCAAGGCCATCCTCAAGGAGGCCGGCTACGTCGGCGCCGGCACCGTGGAGTTCCTCGTCGGCATGGACGGCACGATCTCCTTCCTGGAGGTCAACACCCGCCTCCAGGTCGAACACCCGGTCACCGAGGAAGTCGCCGGCATCGACCTGGTCCGCGAGATGTTCCGCATCGCCGACGGCGAAGAACTCGGCTACGACGACCCCGCCCTGCGCGGCCACTCCTTCGAGTTCCGCATCAACGGCGAGGACCCCGGCCGCGGCTTCCTGCCCGCCCCCGGCACCGTCACCCTCTTCGACGCACCCACCGGCCCCGGCGTCCGCCTCGACGCCGGCGTCGAATCCGGCTCCGTCATCGGCCCCGCCTGGGACTCCCTGCTCGCCAAACTCATCGTCACCGGCCGCACCCGCGCCGAGGCACTCCAGCGGGCGGCCCGCGCCCTGGACGAGTTCACCGTCGAGGGCATGGCCACCGCCATCCCCTTCCACCGCACGGTCGTCCGCGATCCGGCCTTCGCCCCCGAACTCACCGGCTCCACCGACCCCTTCACCGTCCACACCCGGTGGATCGAGACCGAGTTCGTCAACGAGATCAAGCCCTTCACCACGCCCGCCGATACCGAGGCGGACGAGGAGTCGGGCCGTGAGACGGTCGTCGTCGAGGTCGGCGGCAAGCGCCTGGAAGTCTCCCTCCCCTCCAGCCTGGGCATGTCCCTGGCCCGCACCGGCCTGGCAGCCGGGGCCCGCCCCAAACGCCGCGCGGCCAAGAAGTCCGGCCCCGCCGCCTCCGGCGACACCCTCGCCTCCCCGATGCAGGGCACCATCGTCAAGATCGCCGTCGAGGAGGGCCAGGAAGTCCAGGAAGGCGACCTCATCGTCGTCCTCGAAGCGATGAAGATGGAACAGCCCCTCAACGCCCACAGGTCCGGCACCATCAAGGGCCTCACCGCCGAAGTCGGCGCCTCCCTCACCTCCGGCGCCGCCATCTGCGAGATCAAGGACTGACGAGTCCCGCACCACGACAGGGGCGCCCGACGGACCACCTCACACGGTCCGCCGGGCGCCCCTGTCACTGCCCGCCGGACGGGGACCGCCGGACGAGGCCCTACCGTCGCCGCATGTCGGCGACGCGCGCCCGCTCCGCTCCGCCCCCCTGCTCACCCAGCGCGGTGGCAGACCGCAACCCCGCGCCCGCAGCCCCCGGAACCTGACGGCGCGGCCCCGGAAGCGGCACGTCCCGACGTTGCTGACGCCCCACGGAATCACCCCCCGGGGCCCCCGAAGCCCCGGTGCCGTTCGCCGTACCACCCCCTGACGCCCCGGCCACGGCGATCTGCACGCCCTGGTCGGCCAGGGCCTGCAACTCGGTGGCGGCGCGGTCGTCGTGGCCCGGCGACTCGTCGGTGACCAGACGGGTGATGACGTCGGTGGGCACGGTCTGGAACATGGTGTCCGTACCCAGCTTGGAGTGGTCGGCGAGGACGACGACCTCGGCGGCGGCCTGGACCAGCGCCCGGTCGACGGAGGCCGACAGCATGTTGGAGGTGGACAGCCCCCGCTCGGCGGTCAGCCCGCTCCCGGACAGGAAGGCCTTGGAGACCCGCAGCCCCTGGAGGGACTGCTCGGCCCCCGACCCCACCAGGGCGTAGTTGGACCCCCTGAGCGTGCCTCCGGTCATCACCACTTCGACCCGGTTGGCATGGGCAAGGGCCTGGGCCACCAGCAGCGAGTTGGTGACGACGGTCAGCCCGGGCACTCGCGCGAGCCGGCGGGCCAGCTCCTGCGTCGTCGTACCCGCCCCCACCACGATGGCTTCGCCCTCTTCGACGAGGCCCGCGGCGAGATCGGCGATGGCCGTCTTCTCGGCGGTCGCGAGATGGGATTTCTGCGGAAAGCCGGACTCTCGCGTGAACCCGCCCGGCAGTACCGCACCGCCGTGCCGGCGGTCGAGGAGTCCTTCTGCCTCCAGTGCGCGCACGTCCCGCCGTACGGTCACTTCGGAGGTCTGGACGACGCGGGCGAGCTCACGGAGCGACACGGCCCCGTTCGCTCGCACCATTTCGAGGATCAATTGGCGACGTTCTGCAGCGAACACGAAACTGACAGTAACCCCAACGACCGTCTGCTTTCAGCAGTATGCGCCGAATAACAGAAGTTGTTCGCATGCCACCACCGGAAGTGGTATACGGGCCTACCCCGGCCGCCTATGCCACCCGCAAGCACCGCAACTCCCCGTGACCAGCGGGGAGTCATTTCCAGCCGCGCCCGCCGGCCTACTGCTCCCCGCCGGCCTTGCGCGTGTGCAACTGCCGCGCCACCTCCGCAATCGACCCCGAGAGCGAGGGATACACGGTGAAGGCGTTGGCGATCTGCTCGACCGTCAGGTTGTTGTCGACGGCGATCGAGATCGGATGGATCAGCTCCGAAGCACGCGGCGCCACCACCACACCCCCCACCACGATCTCGGTACCGGGCCGGCAGAAGATCTTGACGAAGCCGTCCCGGATGCCCTGCATCTTGGCGCGCGGGTTGCGCAGCAGCGGCAGCTTCACCACGCGGGCATCGATCTTGCCGGCGTCCACGTCGGCCTGCGAGTACCCGACGGTGGCGATCTCGGGGTCGGTGAAGACGTTGGCGGAGACGGTCTTCAGATTCAGCGGAGTAACGGCGTCGCCCAGGAAGTGGTACATGGCGATCCGCCCCTGCATGGCCGCCACCGAGGCCAGCGCGAAGACGCCGGTGACGTCACCGGCGGCGTACACACCGGGAGCCGAGGTCCGCGAGACCCGGTCGGTCTTGATGTGCCCGGAGTCCTTGAGCCGGACGCCCGCCTCCTCCAGCCCCATCCCCTCCGTGTTGGGGATGGCACCGACGGCCATCAGACAGTGCGACCCGGTGATGACCCGCCCGTCGGACAGCGTCACCTCGACCCGGTCCCCCACCCGCTTGACGGACTGGGCCCGCGACCGCGACATGACGTTCATCCCACGCCGCCGGAACACGTCTTCCAGAACGGCCGCCGCATCCGGGTCCTCGCCCGGCAGCACCCGGTCCCGCGACGACACGAGGGTGACCCGCGACCCGAGCGCCTGATAGGCCCCGGCGAACTCGGCACCGGTGACACCGGACCCGACCACGATGAGCTCTTCGGGCAGCTCCTCCAGGTCGTACACCTGGGTCCAGTTCAGGATCCGCTCCCCGTCGGGCCGTGCGTCCGGCAGCTCCCGCGGATGCCCACCCGTAGCGATGAGCACCGCGTCGGCGGTCAGCGTCTCCTCGCTCCCGTCGGCGGCCCGCACCACGACCTTCCGCGACCCGTCGAGCCCCTGCATGCCCTCCAGCCGACCGCGCCCGCGCATGACCCGCGCACCCGCACGGGTCACGGAGGCGGTGATGTCGTGCGACTGCGCCAGCGCGAGCCGCTTCACCCGCCGGTTGACCTTGCCCAGATCGACACCCACCACCCGGGCGGCCTGCTCCATGGGCGGAGTGTCGTCGGCGACGATGATCCCCAGCTCCTCATAGGAGGAGTCGAAGGTGGTCATCACCTCAGCCGTCGCGATGAGGGTCTTGGACGGCACGCAGTCGGTCAGCACCGACGCCCCGCCCAGACCGTCGCAGTCGACGACGGTCACCTCCGCGCCGAGTTGAGCGGCCACCAGCGCCGCTTCGTATCCGCCGGGTCCGCCGCCAATGATCACGATCCGAGTCACGTACCCCATTGTCCCGCACCCTTCAACGAGAGGCCGCCCGGGGCCACCACCGTGACGACGGCGATGCCCGACACCCCTGCCGTACCCTTCCCCTCATGTCGCTCTACGCCGCATACGCCGGCAACCTCGACGCGCGGTTGATGACCCGCCGCGCCCCGCACTCGCCGCTGCGCGCCACCGGCTGGCTGAACGGGTGGCGGCTGACCTTCGGGGGCGAGCACATGGGCTGGGAGGGCGCCCTGGCGACCCTCGTGGAGGACCCGATCTCCCAGGTCTTCGTCTCCCTCTACGACATCGCCCCGATGGACGAGGACTCCCTGGACCGCTGGGAGGGCGTGGGCCTGGACATCTACCGCCGCACCCGGGTCCGCGTCCACACCCTCGACGGCGAGGAGGGTGCCTGGACCTACGTCCTGAACGCCTACGAGGGCGGCCTGCCCTCCGCCCGCTACCTGGGCGAGATCGCGGACGCCGCCGAATCGTCCGGCGCCCCCCACGACTACGTCATGGAACTCCGCAAACGCCCCTGCTGAGGACGTCCTCGTCAAAACCTCCAACCCAAAAACCACCATCCCGTGACCTCTGCCATCTACGCGCGTAGCCGCAAACCGGCTACCCTCTTCGCGTGAACGCATCTCTTCTTCCGGACGACATCCAGGGCGACCCGTACGCCGCCGCCGACGCCGCCGCGGCCCGCCTGCGCGAACTCACCGGCGCCGAGACCCACGACGTCGCCCTCGTGATGGGCTCCGGCTGGGCACCGGCCGTGGACGCCCTGGGCGCCCCCGAGGCCGATCTCCAGGTCACCGACCTCCCGGGCTTCCCCGAGCCCGCGGTGGAGGGCCACGGCGGCAAGGTCCGCTCGTACACCCTCGGCGACAAGCGCGCACTGGTCTTCCTGGGCCGCACCCATTACTACGAGGGCCACGGCGTCGCCGCCGTCTCCCACGGCGTCCGCACCGCGGTCGCCGCCGGCGTCAAGACGATCATCCTGACCAACGGCTGCGGCGGCCTGCGCGAGGGCATGCGCCCCGGCCAGCCGGTCCTGATCAGCGACCACATCAACCTGACCGCCACCTCCCCCATCGTCGGCGCCAACTTCGTCGACCTCACCGACCTCTACTCGCCCCGCCTGCGGGCGCTGTGCAAGGAGGTCGACGCCACGCTGGAGGAGGGCGTCTACGCCCAGTTCCCCGGCCCGCACTACGAGACCCCGGCCGAGATCCGCATGGCCCGCGTCATCGGTGCCGACCTGGTGGGCATGTCGACGGTCCTGGAGGCGATCGCGGCCCGCGAGGCCGGCGCGGAGGTCCTGGGCATCTCCCTGGTCACCAACCTCGCCGCGGGCATGACGGGCGAGCCCCTCAACCACGAGGAGGTCCTCCAGGCGGGCCGCGACTCCGCCGCCCGCATGGGGAAGCTGCTCACCCAGGTACTGGGCCGGCTGTAGCCGAGGCCCAGTGGTCCGGCGTGGGCTTGGCACCCGGCACGGGGGTGGGTCGCGTGACCCGGCGCTGCCGGGGTGCCTCCCCCAGTGCCTGAACGGCCTGGGAGGTACCCCCACCGCCCACCCGTGCCGCCCCAGCGGCACGACTGCCCGCGACTACGGGGGCGACGGCCCGCGGGCGCGTACGGCGGGAAGGGGACGTGTCGGGGGGTGTTCGCCCGCAGCGGTTGGCGCGTCAACGCGGCGAGCCCTTGTAGCCGACCGATTCCGCGCCGTTCCGAGGACGAGCACCCCCCGGCGCGGCCCCGACCCACCCACAACGCACCGCGCTACGCGCACCCCCACCGAAGCCGCAGCGGCGCCGCAGGCACCCCGCACCCGCACCCGCACCCGCACCCGCACCCGCACCACCGACACCCGAGAGGCTGACCGACGTGCAAGACGTGCAAGACGACCTCCTCGCACGAGCCAAGGCATGGCTGGCCGAGGACCCCGACGCGGACACCCGCGCGGAACTCGCCCGCCTCATCGACGCCGAGGACCACGCCGAGCTCACCGCACGCTTCTCCGGCACCCTCCAGTTCGGCACCGCGGGCCTGCGCGGCGAACTGGGCGCCGGCCCGATGCGCATGAACCGCTCGGTCGTCATCCGCGCCGCCGCGGGCCTCGCCGCGTACCTCAAGAAAGAAGGCCGGCACGACGGCCTGGTGGTCATCGGCTACGACGCCCGCCACAAGTCCGCCGACTTCGCCCGCGACACCGCCGCCGTCATGACCGGCGCCGGCCTCAGGGCGGCCGTACTCCCCCGCCCTCTCCCCACCCCCGTCCTCGCCTTCGCGATCCGCCACCTCGGCGCGGTCGCCGGAGTGGAGGTCACCGCCAGCCACAACCCGCCCCGGGACAACGGCTACAAGGTGTACCTCGGCGACGGCTCCCAGATCGTGCCCCCCGCCGACGCCGACATCGCCGCCGAGATCGACGCCGTGCGCACCCTCCACGACGTCCCCCGCCCCGACACCGGCTGGCAGACCCTCGACGACGACGTCCTCGACGCCTACCTCACCCGCACGGACGCCGTCCTCGCCGCCGACTCCCCCCGCACCGCCCGCACGGTCTACACGGCGATGCACGGCGTGGGCAAGGACACCCTCCTCGCCGCCTTCGCCCGAGCCGGCTTCCCGCGCCCCACCCTCGTCACCGAGCAGGCCGACCCCGACCCGGACTTCCCCACCGTCGCCTTCCCCAACCCGGAGGAGCCCGGCGCGATGGACCTCGCCTTCGCGACGGCGAGGGCGGCGAACCCGGACCTGATCATCGCCAACGACCCGGACGCGGACCGCCTGGCAGTGGCCGTACCCGACACCGCGGAGGCCACCGGCTGGCGCATGCTCCGGGGCGACGAGGTCGGCGCCCTGCTCGCCGCCCACCTGGTCACCCGCGGAGCGCACGGCACGTTCGCGGAGTCGATCGTCTCGTCGTCCCTCCTGACCCGCATCGCCGCGAAGGCGAACCTCCCCCACGTCGAAACCCTCACCGGCTTCAAGTGGATCGCCCGCGTCGAGAACATCCGCTACGGCTACGAGGAAGCCCTCGGCTACTGCGTCGACCCCGCGGGCGTCCGCGACAAGGACGGCATCACCGCGGCCCTCCTGATCACGGAACTGGCTTCCACCCTCAAGCAGGCCGGCCGCACCCTCCTCGACCTGCTCGACGACATCGCCGTGGAACACGGCCTGCACGCCACGGACCAGCTCTCGGTCCGCGTGGAGGACCTCTCCCTGATCGCCGCGGCGATGAACCGCCTGCGCGAACAGCCCCCGGCAACCCTCGCGGGCCTCCCCGTCACCACCGCGGAGGACCTCACCCGGGGCACGGACACCCTCCCGCCCACGGACGGCCTGCGCTACACGCTCGACGGAGCCAGGGTCGTCGTCCGCCCGAGCGGCACGGAGCCCAAGCTCAAGTGCTACCTGGAGGTGGTCGTCCCAGTGGCCGAGCACGCCGGCCTCCCCGCAGCCCGCGCCAAGGCTGCGGACCTGCTGACGGCGCTCAAGCGCGACCTGTCGACGGCGGCGGGCATCTGAAAGGCCGGGGGTGCGAGGCACCCCGGCCGCACTCACCCACCCGCACCGCGGTCACCCCACCCCGAACAGCACCCCCAGCGCCACCGCCCCCGCCACGACCGGCACGACGATCTCGTACGCCCACCGCACCGTCACCCCGCCCTGCGAGCCCTCGGCCGCCTTCCGCGCCTCCCACAGCTCCCGCAGCTCGTCCATGACCTTGTCGGCCTCGGCCCGCACCGGCCCGTCGCCCTCGACGGCCGAGGACCCGGCACCACCGCCCCGCGTGCCGAACTGCCCCACGCCCCCGAGCACGCTCCCGCGCCTGCGCCCCCCGGCACCACCGGCGAGCCGCCGGTCCTCCTGCCGCGCGGCCTTCTTGCGCCCCCGCAGCGAGACGGGAACGGACCACAGCTGGAACTTGTCGCCGCCCTCGGTGAAGACCTCGTTCGAGTACGCGGACCGGAACGACTCGACCTGCGCCCAGGGCAGGACGATCACACGGAACGGATTGCGCACCCGCATCCGGTCGTCGTTGGCGAAGACGGCGGGCCGCACGGTGTAGGCGGCGACGAGCGGCACCAGGAAGACCAGCGCCGCGAGCGCCTTCCAGCGGGTGTCCCCCTCGCCCGTGACCAGGGCGTCGATGCCGAGCCACAGCGCGAGGGCGAGTACCAGCACGCCTCCGGAGATACCCGCGGGCGAGCGGTAGGCCCGGTCCTTGGACACGGGTCCCGAGGGCTGCGGCGAGGATGACTGGGGCTCCGGGGTGGTCATGCTGCCGATTGTGCCCGACGCCCCGCCCGGTGCTCACATGCGGTGCCGCTACATCGGACGAGCCCACGGGGGCTGTACAGACCGCTACGCGCGTAGATATGCTCGTCTGGTGACCATGCCCACCACTGCACCCGCCGCAAACGGACCCGCACAGGGCCCCGCAAACGGACCCGCACGCGGATTCGCCGACGTCACCGCGTCCGACAGCACCCTGCGCCGCTTCCTCCACGGACTGCCCGGCGTCGACACCGTCGGCCTGGAGGCGCGCGCCGCCTCCCTCGGCACCCGATCCATCAAGACCACCGCGAAGGCCTACGCCCTCGACCTGGCCATCTCGATGGTCGACCTGACGACGCTGGAAGGCGCGGACACCCCGGGCAAGGTCCGGGCGCTCGGCGCGAAGGCGGTCCGCCCCGACCCGACCGACCGCACGGCCCCGTCGACGGCGGCCGTCTGCGTCTACCCCGACATGGTGCCCACCGCCAGGGAAGCCGTCGCCGGCTCCGGCGTGAAGGTCGCGTCGGTCGCCACGGCGTTCCCGGCCGGCCGCGCCTCGCTGGCCGTCAAGCTGGCCGACGTGCGCGAGGCCGTGGCGGCGGGCGCGGACGAGGTCGACATGGTCATCGACCGCGGCGCGTTCCTGGCCGGTCAGTACATGAAGGTGTACGACGAGATCACCGCCGTGCGCGAGGCCTGCGGGACGGCCGCCCGTCTGAAGGTCATCTTCGAGACCGGCGAGCTGTCGACGTACGACAACATCCGCCGCGCCAGCTGGCTCGGCATGCTGGCGGGCGCGGACTTCATCAAGACATCGACCGGCAAGGTCGCGGTCAACGCGACACCCGCCAACACGCTCCTCATGCTGGAGGCGGTCCGCGACTTCCGCGCCCAGACCGGCGTCCAGGTGGGCGTGAAGCCGGCCGGCGGCATCCGCACCGCGAAGGACGCGATCAAGTTCCTGGTCCTGGTCAACGAGACGGTGGGCGAGGACTGGCTGGACAACCACTGGTTCCGCTTCGGCGCCTCCTCGCTCCTCAACGACCTGCTGATGCAGCGCCAGAAGCTGGCCACAGGCCGTTACTCCGGCCCCGACTACGTGACGGTGGACTGATCGACATGGCACCCACACCCTCATCCGCACCCGCGTTCGAGTACGCACCGGCACCCGAGTCCCGCGCGGTCGTCGACATCGCCCCCTCCTACGGCCTGTTCATCGACGGCGAGTTCACCGAGGCGGCCGACGGCAAGGTCTTCAAGACGGTCTCCCCCGCCACCGAGGAGGTCCTCTCCGAGGTCGCCGAGGCCGGCGAGGCGGACGTCGACCGCGCCGTGAAGGCCGCCCGCAAGGCCTTCGAGAAGTGGTCGGCGCTGCCCGGCGCGGAGCGTGCGAAGTACCTCTTCCGCATCGCCCGCATCATCCAGGAACGCAGCCGGGAACTGGCCGTCCTGGAAACCCTCGACAACGGCAAGCCGATCAGGGAGACGCGCGACGCCGACCTCCCCCTGGTCGCCGCGCACTTCTTCTACTACGCCGGCTGGGCCGACAAGCTCGACCACGCCGGCTACGGCGCGAACCCCCGCCCCCTGGGCGTCGCGGGCCAGGTCATCCCCTGGAACTTCCCGCTCCTGATGCTGGCCTGGAAGATCGCCCCGGCGCTCGCCACCGGCAACACGGTGGTCCTGAAGCCCGCCGAGACGACCCCCCTCTCCGCCCTGTTCTTCGCGGACATCTGCCGCCAGGCCGGGCTGCCCAGGGGCGTCGTCAACATCATCACCGGCGACGGCCGCGCCGGGGCGGCGCTCACCGCGCACCCCGACGTGAACAAGGTCGCCTTCACGGGCTCCACGGCGGTCGGCAAGCAGATCGCGCGCACGGTCGCGGGCACCCGCAAGAAGCTCACCCTCGAACTGGGCGGCAAGGGCGCCAACATCGTCTTCGACGACGCCCCGATCGACCAGGCCGTCGAGGGCATCGTCAACGGCATCTTCTTCAACCAGGGCCAGGTCTGCTGCGCGGGCAGCCGCCTCCTGGTCCAGGAGTCGATCCACGACGAGCTGCTGGACTCCCTGAAGCGCAGGCTCACCACCCTCCGCCTGGGCGACCCGCTGGACAAGAACACGGACATCGGCGCGATCAACTCCGCCGAGCAGCTGGCCCGTATCACCGCACTCGCCTGCCAGGGCGAGGCGGAGGGCGCCGAGCGCTGGTCCCCGGCCTGCGAACTGCCCTCCTCCGGCTACTGG encodes the following:
- the mmpB gene encoding morphogenic membrane protein MmpB, encoding MLWSDPENEPPKELRDTQDMLRRLSVFLALAMVLAMIVLGLG
- a CDS encoding DeoR/GlpR family DNA-binding transcription regulator, which encodes MFAAERRQLILEMVRANGAVSLRELARVVQTSEVTVRRDVRALEAEGLLDRRHGGAVLPGGFTRESGFPQKSHLATAEKTAIADLAAGLVEEGEAIVVGAGTTTQELARRLARVPGLTVVTNSLLVAQALAHANRVEVVMTGGTLRGSNYALVGSGAEQSLQGLRVSKAFLSGSGLTAERGLSTSNMLSASVDRALVQAAAEVVVLADHSKLGTDTMFQTVPTDVITRLVTDESPGHDDRAATELQALADQGVQIAVAGASGGGTANGTGASGAPGGDSVGRQQRRDVPLPGPRRQVPGAAGAGLRSATALGEQGGGAERARVADMRRR
- a CDS encoding acetyl/propionyl/methylcrotonyl-CoA carboxylase subunit alpha; its protein translation is MRKVLIANRGEIAVRVARACRDAGIASVAVYADPDRDALHVRAADEAFALGGDTPATSYLDIAKVLKAARESGADAIHPGYGFLSENAEFAQAVLDAGLIWIGPPPHAIRDLGDKVAARHIAQRAGAPLVAGTPDPVSGADEVVAFAKEHGLPIAIKAAFGGGGRGLKVARTLEEVPELYDSAVREAVAAFGRGECFVERYLDKPRHVETQCLADTHGNVVVVSTRDCSLQRRHQKLVEEAPAPFLSDAQTAELYASSKAILKEAGYVGAGTVEFLVGMDGTISFLEVNTRLQVEHPVTEEVAGIDLVREMFRIADGEELGYDDPALRGHSFEFRINGEDPGRGFLPAPGTVTLFDAPTGPGVRLDAGVESGSVIGPAWDSLLAKLIVTGRTRAEALQRAARALDEFTVEGMATAIPFHRTVVRDPAFAPELTGSTDPFTVHTRWIETEFVNEIKPFTTPADTEADEESGRETVVVEVGGKRLEVSLPSSLGMSLARTGLAAGARPKRRAAKKSGPAASGDTLASPMQGTIVKIAVEEGQEVQEGDLIVVLEAMKMEQPLNAHRSGTIKGLTAEVGASLTSGAAICEIKD
- a CDS encoding nucleoside triphosphate pyrophosphatase codes for the protein MTPQSRRRLVLASQSPARLGLLRQAGLAPEVLVSGVDEEAVTAPTPAELALALAEAKASVVAAKPEVHGALVIGCDSVLDLDGQALGKPADAEEATARWKAMRGRAGTLQTGHCVWDTASGRHVSATASTVVRFGEPTDDEIAAYVASGEPLHVAGAFTLDGRSAPFIDGIDGDHGNVIGLSLPLLRRLLADLGTGITELWAPAED
- a CDS encoding phospho-sugar mutase — encoded protein: MQDDLLARAKAWLAEDPDADTRAELARLIDAEDHAELTARFSGTLQFGTAGLRGELGAGPMRMNRSVVIRAAAGLAAYLKKEGRHDGLVVIGYDARHKSADFARDTAAVMTGAGLRAAVLPRPLPTPVLAFAIRHLGAVAGVEVTASHNPPRDNGYKVYLGDGSQIVPPADADIAAEIDAVRTLHDVPRPDTGWQTLDDDVLDAYLTRTDAVLAADSPRTARTVYTAMHGVGKDTLLAAFARAGFPRPTLVTEQADPDPDFPTVAFPNPEEPGAMDLAFATARAANPDLIIANDPDADRLAVAVPDTAEATGWRMLRGDEVGALLAAHLVTRGAHGTFAESIVSSSLLTRIAAKANLPHVETLTGFKWIARVENIRYGYEEALGYCVDPAGVRDKDGITAALLITELASTLKQAGRTLLDLLDDIAVEHGLHATDQLSVRVEDLSLIAAAMNRLREQPPATLAGLPVTTAEDLTRGTDTLPPTDGLRYTLDGARVVVRPSGTEPKLKCYLEVVVPVAEHAGLPAARAKAADLLTALKRDLSTAAGI
- a CDS encoding purine-nucleoside phosphorylase translates to MNASLLPDDIQGDPYAAADAAAARLRELTGAETHDVALVMGSGWAPAVDALGAPEADLQVTDLPGFPEPAVEGHGGKVRSYTLGDKRALVFLGRTHYYEGHGVAAVSHGVRTAVAAGVKTIILTNGCGGLREGMRPGQPVLISDHINLTATSPIVGANFVDLTDLYSPRLRALCKEVDATLEEGVYAQFPGPHYETPAEIRMARVIGADLVGMSTVLEAIAAREAGAEVLGISLVTNLAAGMTGEPLNHEEVLQAGRDSAARMGKLLTQVLGRL
- a CDS encoding gamma-glutamylcyclotransferase, whose amino-acid sequence is MSLYAAYAGNLDARLMTRRAPHSPLRATGWLNGWRLTFGGEHMGWEGALATLVEDPISQVFVSLYDIAPMDEDSLDRWEGVGLDIYRRTRVRVHTLDGEEGAWTYVLNAYEGGLPSARYLGEIADAAESSGAPHDYVMELRKRPC
- a CDS encoding NAD(P)H-quinone dehydrogenase — its product is MGYVTRIVIIGGGPGGYEAALVAAQLGAEVTVVDCDGLGGASVLTDCVPSKTLIATAEVMTTFDSSYEELGIIVADDTPPMEQAARVVGVDLGKVNRRVKRLALAQSHDITASVTRAGARVMRGRGRLEGMQGLDGSRKVVVRAADGSEETLTADAVLIATGGHPRELPDARPDGERILNWTQVYDLEELPEELIVVGSGVTGAEFAGAYQALGSRVTLVSSRDRVLPGEDPDAAAVLEDVFRRRGMNVMSRSRAQSVKRVGDRVEVTLSDGRVITGSHCLMAVGAIPNTEGMGLEEAGVRLKDSGHIKTDRVSRTSAPGVYAAGDVTGVFALASVAAMQGRIAMYHFLGDAVTPLNLKTVSANVFTDPEIATVGYSQADVDAGKIDARVVKLPLLRNPRAKMQGIRDGFVKIFCRPGTEIVVGGVVVAPRASELIHPISIAVDNNLTVEQIANAFTVYPSLSGSIAEVARQLHTRKAGGEQ